Part of the Rhizobium lentis genome, TCGGCGCTGGCGTCACCGTCACCCTTGCCGTCGGTGGTTTCGATCTGTCGATCGGCGCGGTCGCCGCCTCGAGCGTGATGGCGGCGAGTTATGCGATGATCGTCTGGGGCTTCGACGCCTATGCGACGGTGCCGCTGGTGCTCGCCTTCGGCGCCATGGTCGGCCTGGTCAATGCCTTCCTGATCGTGCGCTTGAAGGTGCCGGATCTTCTGGCGACGCTGGCGATGATGTTCTTACTTTCCGGCCTGCAACTGATCCCGACCGCCGGCCGCTCGATTTCATCAGGCCTCACCCTGCCGGACGGCTCAAAGGCGACCGGCGCTTATGACCCGGCCTTCCTGTTGATCGGCCGCTACAGCATCTTCGGCACCCTGCCGGTTTCCGTGGTGTTGATGGCGGCGGTTGCCGTCCTTCTCTTCATCCTTACCGAACGCACCCGCGTCGGGCGGCTGCTGTTTGCGACCGGCGGCAACGAGGTCGCAACCCGGCTTGCGGGCGCTTCGACGGTCCGGCTGAAGACGCTCGCTTACGTCATTTCGGGCACGCTGGCATCGCTCGGCGGCATCGTCATTGCCGCCCGCGTCGGGCGCGGCGATATCTCCTCCGGCGGCTCTCTGCTGATGGATTCGGTTGCCGCTGCATTGATCGGTTTCGCCGTCTTCAACCTCAGGCGTCCAAACGTGCTCGGCACCATTGCCGGCGCCGTCTTCGTCGGCGTGCTCTTGAACGGCCTCACCATGCTGAACGCCCCCTACTACACGCAGGACTTCGTCAAGGGCGCCGTGCTCGTCGGAGCCCTGGCGCTGACCTACGGCCTCGGCCGCAGCAATCCCTAATCCAAGGAAAAAAGACATGACCCGCCAGATCAGGCTCAACGCCTTCGACATGAACTGCGTCGGACACCAGTCGCCGGGGCTCTGGCGCCATCCGCGCGACAAGTCCTGGACCTACAAGGATCTCGACTATTGGGTGCATCTGGCAAAGACGCTGGAGCGCGGCAAGTTCGACGGGCTATTCATCGCCGATGTGCTCGGCGTCTACGATGTGCTGAACGGCAATGTTGATGCGGCATTGCGCCATTCCGCGCAGGTGCCGGTCAACGATCCGCTGCAGCTCATCCCGACCATGTCTTATGAGACCGAGCATCTCGGCTTCGGCCTGACCGCGTCGCTCTCCTTCGAGCATCCCTACACTTTCGCCCGCCGCATCTCGACGCTCGACCACCTGACCAAGGGCCGTGTCGGCTGGAACATCGTCACCTCCTACCTCAACAGCGGTGCGCTCAATATCGGTCAGCCGGCGCAGACGAAGCACGACGACCGCTACGATCTTGCCGAGGAATATCTGGAGGTCTGCTACAAGCTCTGGGAGGGAAGCTGGGAGGATGGCGCCGTCGTCCGCGACCGGGAAACCGGCATCTTCACCCATCCCGACAAAGTTCACTCCATCGGCCATTCCGGCAGGCATTTCAACGTGCCCGGCATTCACCTGAGTGAGCCCTCCCCGCAACGCACGCCGGTGCTCTATCAGGCCGGCGCCTCCAGCCGCGGCAAGGATTTCGCCGGCGCCCATGCCGAATGCATCTTTGTTGCGTCGCCCTCGAAGGCCGTACTGAAGCGTTATGTCGCCAATGTCCGCGAGGCGGCCGAGCGTGTCGGCCGCAATCCGCGCGAAATCCTCGCCTTCAACCTGCAGACCGTGATCCTCGGCGAGACGGATGCGGAGGCGCAACGGAAGTTCAACGACTACCGCAAATATGCCTCCTTCGAAGGCGCGCTGACGCTGATCTCGGGCTGGACCGGCATCGATTTCGGCCAGTTCGGACCGGATGAGGTGCTGCGGCATCGTCATACCAATGCCGTGCAATCGGCCGTCGAGACCTTCACGACAATCGATCCGACGAAGGAATGGACGGTGCGCGAAATGGCCGATTGGGTCGGCGTCGGCGGTTTCGGTCCTGTCTTCGTCGGCTCGCCGCAGACGGTCGCCGATCTGATGCAGGAATGGATCGAGGATACCGATGTCGATGGCTTCAACCTCGCCTATGCCGTAACGCCCGAGAGCTTCGAGGATGCCGTCGATCTGCTGGTGCCGGAACTGCAGAAGCGCGGCGTCTACAAGACCGAATATGCCAAAGGAACGCTGCGTGAGAAGCTTGGGGGAGCGGGCCCTCGGCTTGTCGCGCCGCATCCGGGTGTCGCCTATCGCAATCTCTTCGGCGAGCCCGCGCGTATCGCCGCCCGCGGCTGAGCGAATAATGGCTGGGTGACAAAAAATATCTCGCCCAGCCCGGTCATTCGAATTTAATCTCTATGACAGTCGGTACTTCGCCCTGAATATGGGCGCTCGGAACATGATCGATCAGGAGGGGCTCATGACCATTCCAGAAATCTCGCGGCGCGCGCTGATGAAGGGCACCGCTCTGCTGTTTGCCTCGACGGCGCTCGCCCGGCAAGCCCTTGCGCAGGCCGCGCCAAGCGGCGGCCGGCTGGTCGTTGCGGCCGATTCCGAGCCGAAGAACCTCAACCCCGCCATCGTCGCCTCGAACGGCGTCTTCTTCATCGCAAGCAAGGTGGTCGAGCCGCTCGCCGAAGCCTCGTTCGACGGCAAGGACGGGCTTGCGCCGCGCCTTGCCACCTCCTGGGAAGGTTCGCCCGACGGCCTCTCCGTCACCTTCAAGCTGCGCGACGGCGTCACCTGGCATGACGGCAAGCCGTTCACCTCGTTCGATGTCGCCTTCTCCGCGCTCAAGATCTGGAAGCCGCTGCAAAATCTCGGCCGTCTGGTCTTCGCCAATCTCGAAGCCGTCGATACGCCCGACGATTACACCGCCATCTTCCGCTTCTCCAAGCCGACGCCGTTCCAGCTCATCCGTAATGCGCTGCCTGTCGTAACCAGCGTCGTCGCCAAACATATTTTCGACGGCACCGATATCGCCACCAATGCAGCCAATAATGCACTGGTCGGCACCGGCCCGTTCAAATTCGCCGAACACAAGCCCGGCGAATATTATCGGCTGACACGCAATGAGAATTATTGGGAAAAGGATCAGCCGAAACTCGACGAGATCGTCTACCGCGTGCTGCCTGATCGCGAGGCGGCGGGAGCGGCGCTCGAAGCAGACGAAATCCAGCTTGCCGCCTTCTCGGCGGTGCCGCTCGCCGATCTCGACCGTATATCCAAGATCGACGGCATCAAGGTGATTTCCAAGGGCTACGAGGCCCTGACCTACCAGCTCGTCGTGGAGATCAATCACCGCCGCAAGGAACTCGCCGACCTCAGGGTGCGCCAGGCAATCGCCCATGCGATCGACAAGAAATTCGTGGTCGACACGATCTTCCTCGGTTATGCCGCCGCCTCGACCGGGCCGGTGCCGAAGAACGCACCGGAATTCTACACGTCCGATGTCGCGACCTATGAGTTCAACCCCGCGGCCGCCAACGATATCCTCGACAAGGCGGGTTACATCAAGGGGCCGGATGGCAACCGCTTCTCGCTGAAGCTCCGCCCCGCCCCCTATTTCAACGAGACCCGGCAATTCGGTGATTACCTTCGTCAGGCGCTCGCGGTGATCGGCATCAATGCCGAGATCGTCAATGCCGATGCGGCCGCGCACCAGAAGGCTGTTTATACGAATCACGATTTCGATCTCGCCGTCGGCCCACCGGTCTTCCGCGGCGATCCGGCAATCTCCACCACCATTCTCGTCCAATCAGGTACGCCCGATGGTGTGCCCTTCTCCAACCAGGGCGGTTATGCCAATCCGGAACTCGACAAGATCATCAAGCAGGCTGCGCAGACCATCGACACCGGTGCGCGCACCGGTCTCTACCGCAAGTTCCAACAGCTTGTAGTCGCCGACCTGCCGCTGATCAACGTCGCGGAATGGGGCTTCATCACCGTCGCGCGCGACACCGTGCTCAACGTCTCGAACAATCCGCGCTGGGCCGTCTCGAACTGGGGCGATACCGCGCTGCAATCATGATAGGATCGGCGGCAATTTTCTTCCAGAGGCCCTCTCCGGCGTGAAACGAGCCATCATCCTCCTGAGGCGCAGGGCGATCAGCAGCATTCCGGTGCTGCTGATCGTGGTGATCTTCACGTTTTTCCTGCTCGAATCCGCCTCGGGCGATGCCGTCGACGCCTATCTCGGCTCGATCGGCGGCGGTGATGCGGCCCTGATTCAGTCGCTGCGTGAGAGCTATGGCC contains:
- a CDS encoding ABC transporter permease — protein: MTTIDEETLPQTGTLPRAGRNRLAAFGAFLRSGAVFILLALLVVGFTIAEPAFINIANLMSILQAVSVVAILGAGVTVTLAVGGFDLSIGAVAASSVMAASYAMIVWGFDAYATVPLVLAFGAMVGLVNAFLIVRLKVPDLLATLAMMFLLSGLQLIPTAGRSISSGLTLPDGSKATGAYDPAFLLIGRYSIFGTLPVSVVLMAAVAVLLFILTERTRVGRLLFATGGNEVATRLAGASTVRLKTLAYVISGTLASLGGIVIAARVGRGDISSGGSLLMDSVAAALIGFAVFNLRRPNVLGTIAGAVFVGVLLNGLTMLNAPYYTQDFVKGAVLVGALALTYGLGRSNP
- a CDS encoding LLM class flavin-dependent oxidoreductase, whose translation is MTRQIRLNAFDMNCVGHQSPGLWRHPRDKSWTYKDLDYWVHLAKTLERGKFDGLFIADVLGVYDVLNGNVDAALRHSAQVPVNDPLQLIPTMSYETEHLGFGLTASLSFEHPYTFARRISTLDHLTKGRVGWNIVTSYLNSGALNIGQPAQTKHDDRYDLAEEYLEVCYKLWEGSWEDGAVVRDRETGIFTHPDKVHSIGHSGRHFNVPGIHLSEPSPQRTPVLYQAGASSRGKDFAGAHAECIFVASPSKAVLKRYVANVREAAERVGRNPREILAFNLQTVILGETDAEAQRKFNDYRKYASFEGALTLISGWTGIDFGQFGPDEVLRHRHTNAVQSAVETFTTIDPTKEWTVREMADWVGVGGFGPVFVGSPQTVADLMQEWIEDTDVDGFNLAYAVTPESFEDAVDLLVPELQKRGVYKTEYAKGTLREKLGGAGPRLVAPHPGVAYRNLFGEPARIAARG
- a CDS encoding ABC transporter substrate-binding protein: MTIPEISRRALMKGTALLFASTALARQALAQAAPSGGRLVVAADSEPKNLNPAIVASNGVFFIASKVVEPLAEASFDGKDGLAPRLATSWEGSPDGLSVTFKLRDGVTWHDGKPFTSFDVAFSALKIWKPLQNLGRLVFANLEAVDTPDDYTAIFRFSKPTPFQLIRNALPVVTSVVAKHIFDGTDIATNAANNALVGTGPFKFAEHKPGEYYRLTRNENYWEKDQPKLDEIVYRVLPDREAAGAALEADEIQLAAFSAVPLADLDRISKIDGIKVISKGYEALTYQLVVEINHRRKELADLRVRQAIAHAIDKKFVVDTIFLGYAAASTGPVPKNAPEFYTSDVATYEFNPAAANDILDKAGYIKGPDGNRFSLKLRPAPYFNETRQFGDYLRQALAVIGINAEIVNADAAAHQKAVYTNHDFDLAVGPPVFRGDPAISTTILVQSGTPDGVPFSNQGGYANPELDKIIKQAAQTIDTGARTGLYRKFQQLVVADLPLINVAEWGFITVARDTVLNVSNNPRWAVSNWGDTALQS